A window of the Butyricimonas faecalis genome harbors these coding sequences:
- the glmS gene encoding glutamine--fructose-6-phosphate transaminase (isomerizing), which produces MCGIVGYIGPKEACPILINGLKRLEYRGYDSAGIALIHNNNIQVYKCKGRVQDLEHHMELEDTSATIGMGHTRWATHGEPNDTNAHPHTSMNGLFSIVHNGIIENHALLKEKLQARGYTFQSETDTEVLANLIEYIYTKGQVNAENAVRLALTKVIGAYGLVVLCKNEPDQLVVARKGSPLVIGVGQSEYFVASDATPIVEYTKNVIYLNDDDVAILKRDEMVLKTIKNTPVSLSIQQVDIDIEKIEKGGFPHFMLKEIFEQVNSIYDTIRGRVNAEASEIYLGGISEIIPKMVNAHRIIIIGCGTSWHAGTVGEYIFEEFTRIPVEVEYASEFRYRNPIVDANDIVIAISQSGETADTLAAIKYAKAHGATVIGICNVVGSSIARETDAGVYTHAGPEIGVASTKAFTAQISVLVMMALQIGHRKGTLSDELYKKYIQELYNLPDKVKAILEKNDKIKEIAAIYKDSTNAIYLGRGCQFPVALEGALKLKEISYIHAEGYPAAEMKHGPIALIDENMPVFAIATNDNYYDKIVSNIKEIQSRKGHVIALVNDNDTQVKKLAEHVIEIPETLEYLSPLLNVIPLQLISYHIAVMRGCNVDMPRNLAKSVTVE; this is translated from the coding sequence ATGTGTGGTATTGTAGGATACATCGGGCCCAAAGAAGCCTGTCCGATCTTAATTAACGGTCTGAAACGCCTGGAATACCGGGGATATGACTCTGCCGGAATCGCGTTGATCCATAATAATAACATCCAAGTTTACAAGTGCAAGGGAAGGGTACAAGACCTGGAACATCACATGGAACTGGAAGACACCAGTGCCACGATCGGCATGGGGCATACACGCTGGGCCACTCACGGGGAACCCAATGACACGAACGCGCATCCCCATACTTCCATGAACGGTCTTTTTTCCATCGTCCACAACGGTATTATCGAGAATCACGCTCTATTAAAGGAAAAATTGCAGGCCAGAGGCTATACGTTCCAAAGTGAAACCGACACGGAAGTGCTGGCAAACCTGATCGAGTATATTTACACGAAAGGCCAAGTCAATGCAGAGAATGCCGTGCGTCTGGCTTTAACCAAGGTTATCGGGGCATACGGACTGGTTGTTTTATGCAAGAACGAACCGGACCAGCTCGTGGTGGCGAGGAAAGGTAGTCCTCTCGTGATCGGCGTGGGACAAAGCGAATATTTCGTAGCCTCGGATGCTACACCTATCGTGGAATACACGAAAAACGTGATCTATTTGAATGATGACGATGTTGCCATCTTGAAGAGAGACGAGATGGTTTTGAAAACGATCAAGAACACCCCTGTTTCATTAAGCATCCAGCAGGTGGATATCGACATCGAGAAGATCGAGAAAGGCGGTTTTCCACACTTTATGCTGAAAGAGATTTTCGAGCAGGTAAATTCAATATACGACACGATCCGCGGACGCGTGAATGCCGAGGCTTCGGAAATCTATCTGGGAGGTATCTCCGAGATTATCCCGAAGATGGTCAATGCCCACCGCATCATCATTATCGGTTGCGGAACGTCATGGCACGCCGGAACGGTAGGCGAATATATCTTTGAAGAATTCACCCGTATCCCGGTAGAAGTGGAATACGCGTCGGAATTCAGATATCGCAACCCGATCGTGGACGCCAACGATATTGTTATTGCTATTTCACAGAGTGGCGAGACAGCCGACACGCTGGCGGCCATCAAGTATGCAAAGGCACACGGGGCTACGGTTATCGGCATTTGTAATGTCGTGGGATCAAGCATCGCCCGGGAAACCGATGCAGGAGTTTACACGCATGCCGGCCCGGAAATCGGGGTTGCCTCCACGAAAGCTTTCACGGCTCAAATATCCGTGTTGGTCATGATGGCCTTACAGATCGGCCACCGCAAGGGGACATTATCCGACGAACTGTACAAAAAGTATATCCAAGAATTATATAATTTACCGGACAAAGTAAAAGCGATTTTGGAAAAGAATGACAAGATCAAAGAGATTGCAGCCATTTACAAAGACTCCACGAACGCTATTTACCTGGGAAGAGGTTGTCAATTCCCGGTTGCCCTGGAAGGTGCGTTAAAACTGAAAGAGATTTCTTACATCCACGCGGAAGGTTACCCGGCAGCAGAAATGAAACACGGCCCGATCGCATTGATCGACGAGAATATGCCGGTTTTTGCCATTGCCACGAATGACAATTATTACGATAAGATCGTTTCCAATATCAAAGAGATCCAATCCCGGAAAGGACACGTGATCGCTCTTGTCAACGATAACGATACACAGGTAAAAAAACTGGCAGAACACGTGATCGAAATCCCCGAAACGCTGGAATATCTGTCACCGCTTCTGAACGTGATCCCGTTACAACTCATTTCCTATCACATTGCTGTAATGCGAGGTTGCAACGTGGATATGCCGAGAAACTTGGCTAAATCCGTAACCGTTGAATAG
- a CDS encoding glycogen/starch synthase yields the protein MAKKRVLFISQEIVPYLPESEMANIGRFLPQGIQDKGKEIRTFMPRYGCINERRNQLHEVIRLSGMNLIINDTDHPLIIKVASIQAARMQVYFIDNEDYFQRKYTISDEEGNFFPDNDERSIFFARGVFETVRKLRWAPDLIYCQGWFTALVPLYLKKEYHDDPVFSKTKVVFSTYNDKFDGKLDEKFGEKAITEGVSRKDVTLLKDPTHTNINKLAFQYADGIIFNHKDVDDELRTFASDLKKPTLEYPGEQSYIEAYSDFFDKIIE from the coding sequence ATGGCTAAAAAAAGAGTTTTATTCATTTCTCAAGAGATAGTTCCTTATCTGCCGGAATCAGAGATGGCAAATATTGGAAGATTTCTACCTCAAGGGATACAAGACAAAGGTAAAGAGATTAGAACATTCATGCCCCGTTACGGCTGCATCAATGAAAGACGGAATCAACTTCACGAGGTAATTCGCCTTTCGGGGATGAACTTGATCATCAACGACACGGATCATCCGTTAATTATCAAGGTTGCCTCGATCCAAGCTGCACGAATGCAAGTTTATTTCATCGACAATGAGGATTATTTTCAACGTAAGTACACGATCTCCGACGAGGAAGGAAATTTTTTTCCGGACAATGACGAAAGATCTATTTTTTTTGCCCGGGGAGTATTCGAAACCGTGCGCAAACTCAGATGGGCTCCCGACTTGATTTATTGCCAAGGATGGTTCACCGCGCTGGTTCCCCTTTACCTGAAAAAGGAATATCATGATGACCCTGTTTTCTCCAAAACGAAAGTGGTATTCTCTACCTATAATGACAAATTCGACGGAAAGCTGGACGAAAAGTTCGGGGAAAAAGCGATCACGGAAGGAGTTTCCCGAAAAGATGTGACACTTTTAAAAGACCCGACACACACGAACATCAATAAATTGGCTTTCCAATATGCCGACGGAATCATTTTCAACCACAAAGACGTGGACGATGAACTCCGTACCTTCGCCTCCGATCTAAAGAAGCCCACCTTGGAATACCCGGGCGAGCAAAGTTACATCGAGGCTTATTCCGATTTTTTCGACAAGATTATTGAATAA
- a CDS encoding YraN family protein yields MIDLYNIAKLFLGCKLGGDCTMAWHNKLGEYGEEKVNRYLLDMGYTILERNWRVGHRELDFVCLDGEVLVVVEVKTRESDNVSLFDLLDYKKRRNLQAAGAAYLTKKNIHREIRFDLVVVTGVEMHLEYIKEAIDLF; encoded by the coding sequence ATGATAGATTTGTATAACATTGCGAAACTCTTTTTAGGCTGTAAATTAGGGGGAGACTGTACTATGGCGTGGCATAACAAACTGGGTGAATACGGAGAAGAAAAGGTGAACCGGTATCTTTTGGATATGGGTTACACGATTCTGGAACGAAACTGGCGGGTGGGACATCGGGAACTGGATTTTGTGTGTCTTGACGGGGAGGTATTGGTCGTGGTGGAGGTGAAAACCCGGGAGAGTGACAACGTATCACTTTTTGATTTGCTGGATTACAAGAAGAGGAGAAATTTGCAAGCTGCGGGAGCTGCTTATTTGACGAAAAAGAACATTCACCGGGAAATACGATTCGATTTGGTTGTGGTCACCGGTGTAGAAATGCATCTGGAATATATAAAAGAAGCCATTGATTTGTTTTAA
- a CDS encoding OsmC family protein has product MATVKAKYLGDLRLECTHLQSGTKIITDAPTDNNGKGEAFSPTDLCSTSLAACAMTIMGIYAKNNGIDLTGAEIEITKKMAAEPRRIAEIDVIFNMPAKGYSEKDKKILERVAHTCPVHLSLHPDVKQNFVFNWQ; this is encoded by the coding sequence ATGGCAACAGTAAAAGCAAAATATTTAGGAGATTTGCGTTTGGAGTGTACGCATTTACAGAGTGGTACGAAGATTATCACGGATGCACCGACAGATAACAACGGGAAAGGTGAGGCTTTTTCTCCGACCGATTTGTGTTCCACGTCACTGGCTGCTTGTGCCATGACAATCATGGGAATCTATGCTAAAAATAACGGTATCGATCTGACGGGAGCTGAGATCGAAATAACCAAGAAAATGGCGGCAGAACCTCGTCGTATTGCCGAGATCGACGTGATCTTTAACATGCCGGCCAAAGGCTATTCGGAGAAAGATAAAAAGATTCTCGAACGTGTGGCACACACCTGTCCCGTGCATTTGAGCTTACACCCGGATGTGAAACAAAACTTTGTGTTTAATTGGCAGTAA
- a CDS encoding NAD-dependent epimerase/dehydratase family protein → MVTGATGFLGSHLLCHLARCGETIIALKRDKSHVEETEALFSYYSDSPEEAVSRVTWVVGDVLDGESVTPFVEKVDTVYHCAALVSFNGGDRNTLLETNIKGTENICKICLERGVRLCFVSSIAALGDAPDERVVIDENTPEIPGSIHSLYSGSKGESEKIVWKYVRQGLDAVIVNPAIILGAGLRGRSSVKLFEQASKGMPFYTEGMNGYVDVRDVCELMIRLAKDRGVRGERFVLCGGNYSYRELFTVIARVVGKRPPCIRMTPWMTGLAWRLLAFVALFTGKKPAFTKETARSSQHKSRYSSAKVLSLFPDFHFHTLEETARFFKDM, encoded by the coding sequence ATGGTAACCGGGGCTACCGGTTTCCTAGGTAGCCACTTGCTGTGTCATTTGGCACGATGCGGTGAGACAATCATCGCGTTAAAAAGAGATAAGAGCCACGTTGAAGAAACGGAGGCTCTCTTTTCGTATTATTCCGATTCGCCGGAAGAGGCCGTGTCCCGGGTGACTTGGGTGGTCGGGGATGTGCTGGATGGGGAATCCGTGACCCCGTTTGTGGAAAAAGTGGACACCGTTTATCATTGTGCAGCCCTGGTTTCTTTCAATGGCGGAGACCGGAATACGTTACTGGAAACGAATATCAAGGGAACGGAAAATATCTGTAAGATTTGTTTGGAACGTGGGGTACGCCTATGTTTTGTGAGTTCGATTGCCGCATTGGGGGATGCTCCCGACGAGCGTGTCGTGATTGACGAGAATACGCCGGAAATTCCGGGGTCGATTCACTCGCTTTATTCCGGCAGTAAGGGAGAATCGGAAAAGATTGTCTGGAAATATGTCCGTCAAGGATTGGATGCCGTGATCGTGAATCCGGCTATCATTTTGGGAGCGGGGTTACGGGGACGAAGTAGTGTCAAATTGTTTGAACAGGCAAGCAAGGGAATGCCTTTTTACACGGAAGGCATGAATGGATACGTGGACGTGCGGGATGTTTGTGAACTGATGATCCGTTTGGCTAAAGATCGTGGCGTTCGGGGAGAGCGTTTCGTGTTGTGCGGGGGAAATTATTCTTATCGGGAGTTGTTCACCGTGATTGCCCGTGTCGTGGGTAAACGTCCGCCTTGTATCCGGATGACCCCGTGGATGACGGGTTTGGCTTGGCGTTTGCTGGCTTTCGTGGCTCTATTCACGGGAAAGAAACCGGCCTTCACGAAGGAAACGGCTCGTTCGTCTCAACATAAATCCCGTTATTCCAGCGCGAAAGTATTGTCTCTTTTTCCCGATTTCCATTTTCATACGCTTGAAGAGACGGCCCGTTTTTTCAAAGATATGTAA
- the prfA gene encoding peptide chain release factor 1 yields MSDNSLLEKLETFYIRFREIGQLITDPEVIQDMNRFVKLNKEYRDLEQIVEAGDELKRAVSSYDEAQEILNTETDKELKEMAEMEIEELGAKIPELESKVKMLLVPADPEDSKNVILEIRAGTGGDEASLFAGDLFRMYTKFCESKRWKIEVTNYSEGTSGGYKEIVANITGDGVYGIMKYESGVHRVQRVPATETQGRVHTSAATVAVLPEAEEVDVVLNPADIRKDTYCSSGPGGQSVNTTYSAIRLTHIPTGIVVTCQDEKSQLKNLAKAMTELRSRIYAIEHQKYLDEIASKRKTMVSTGDRSAKIRTYNYPQGRVTDHRINLTLYNLAAVMDGELGEIIEKLQIEENTEKLKESGF; encoded by the coding sequence ATGAGCGACAATTCCCTATTAGAGAAATTAGAAACATTTTATATCCGTTTCCGCGAGATCGGACAGTTGATAACCGACCCGGAGGTGATACAGGACATGAATCGTTTTGTGAAGTTGAATAAAGAGTATCGCGATCTGGAACAGATCGTGGAGGCGGGAGACGAGTTGAAACGTGCGGTGAGTTCTTACGATGAGGCACAGGAAATATTGAACACGGAGACCGATAAGGAGCTAAAAGAAATGGCAGAGATGGAGATTGAGGAGCTGGGTGCCAAGATCCCCGAATTGGAGTCGAAGGTGAAAATGTTGTTGGTTCCTGCCGATCCGGAGGATTCGAAGAACGTGATTCTTGAAATTCGTGCCGGAACCGGGGGAGACGAGGCCAGTCTTTTCGCCGGGGATTTGTTCCGTATGTATACGAAATTCTGTGAATCCAAACGTTGGAAAATAGAAGTAACCAATTATAGTGAAGGAACTTCCGGGGGATACAAGGAAATCGTCGCAAACATCACGGGAGATGGTGTCTACGGGATTATGAAATACGAGTCGGGAGTACATCGCGTGCAGCGCGTCCCGGCGACAGAGACTCAAGGACGGGTGCATACCTCTGCGGCCACGGTGGCCGTACTGCCGGAGGCAGAAGAGGTGGATGTCGTGTTGAATCCGGCAGATATTCGGAAAGATACCTATTGTTCTTCCGGTCCTGGAGGGCAATCTGTGAACACGACCTACTCCGCTATCCGTTTGACGCATATTCCCACGGGTATAGTGGTGACTTGTCAGGACGAGAAATCGCAGTTGAAGAACTTGGCGAAAGCAATGACCGAGTTGCGGTCTCGTATCTACGCGATCGAGCATCAGAAATATTTGGATGAAATAGCTTCAAAACGGAAAACGATGGTTTCCACGGGTGACCGTTCTGCCAAGATTCGTACCTACAATTATCCGCAAGGACGTGTGACCGATCATCGTATCAATCTGACGCTTTATAACTTGGCTGCCGTTATGGATGGCGAGTTGGGTGAGATTATCGAGAAATTGCAGATCGAGGAGAACACGGAGAAATTGAAGGAGAGCGGATTCTAA
- the pyrF gene encoding orotidine-5'-phosphate decarboxylase, with protein MTYNELFEQVKKKKSFLCVGLDSDIKKLPQHLMGAEDPVYEFNKAIVDATADVAIAYKPNIAFYESNGVAGWITLEKTVKYIKSKYPEIFLIADAKRGDIGNTSEMYARAFLETMEFDSITVAPYMGEDSVTPFLKYEGKWVILLALTSNKGAFDFQFFEENGVKLYERVLRKSQEWGNDQNMMYVVGATKAEMLSGIREIVPNHFLLVPGVGAQGGSLEEVAKYGMNSHCGLIVNSSRGIIFADKTENFAVRAREEAVKLQQQMAELLVAKGVI; from the coding sequence ATGACTTATAACGAGTTATTTGAACAGGTAAAAAAGAAAAAGTCCTTCCTTTGCGTGGGCTTGGATTCAGATATAAAGAAATTGCCTCAACACCTGATGGGAGCGGAGGACCCCGTGTACGAATTTAATAAAGCTATCGTGGATGCAACGGCCGACGTGGCAATTGCCTATAAGCCCAATATTGCGTTTTACGAGAGTAATGGGGTAGCCGGTTGGATCACGTTGGAGAAAACGGTGAAATACATCAAATCAAAATATCCCGAAATCTTCTTGATTGCCGATGCTAAACGCGGGGACATCGGGAATACGTCCGAGATGTACGCCCGTGCTTTCCTGGAGACGATGGAATTTGATTCTATCACGGTGGCTCCTTACATGGGAGAGGATTCCGTGACCCCGTTCCTGAAATATGAGGGCAAATGGGTGATCCTGTTGGCATTGACCTCTAATAAAGGTGCTTTTGATTTCCAATTCTTTGAGGAGAATGGCGTGAAATTGTATGAACGGGTTTTGCGTAAATCTCAGGAGTGGGGGAATGACCAGAATATGATGTATGTCGTGGGGGCCACGAAAGCGGAAATGTTGAGCGGTATCCGTGAGATCGTTCCGAATCACTTCTTGCTGGTTCCGGGAGTGGGAGCGCAAGGTGGTAGTTTGGAAGAGGTCGCTAAATACGGTATGAACTCTCATTGCGGGTTAATCGTGAATTCTTCTCGCGGGATCATCTTTGCGGACAAGACCGAGAATTTTGCCGTGAGAGCGAGAGAAGAGGCCGTGAAATTGCAACAACAAATGGCGGAATTGCTTGTTGCCAAAGGAGTGATTTAA
- a CDS encoding HAD family hydrolase, which yields MIKAIIIDLDGTTLPRNWHQISEENREALEEAGRQGVVRILATGRSVFSLNNTLPEGLPVDYMVFSSGAGIMRWGDKEILLTRELSAEETLDIATHLWKYDINFTIQQRIPDNHHFYYRNISSLHEDFRRRIENYPGLGTPISSIDEIRDGATQFLVILDAKQLQLHGDIQQKLSTYSVIRSTSPIDNQAIWTEVFAPDVNKGTSCQLLLDQLGIHYDECAGLGNDYNDLDFLKRCGHPFIVSNASQPLRDQFDNMPADEDNGLAVFIRHALNL from the coding sequence ATGATTAAAGCTATTATTATCGATCTGGACGGGACTACTCTTCCTCGCAATTGGCACCAAATAAGCGAGGAGAACCGGGAAGCGCTGGAAGAAGCGGGACGACAAGGCGTGGTTCGCATCCTAGCCACGGGACGCTCCGTGTTCTCTCTCAACAACACGCTACCCGAAGGCCTTCCGGTGGATTACATGGTATTTTCCTCCGGAGCTGGCATCATGCGCTGGGGAGACAAAGAGATTCTTCTCACCCGGGAATTATCGGCCGAAGAGACACTAGACATTGCTACCCACCTCTGGAAATACGATATAAATTTTACCATACAGCAAAGAATTCCCGACAACCATCATTTCTATTACCGGAATATCTCCTCTCTTCACGAAGATTTCCGACGTCGCATCGAAAATTATCCCGGATTGGGAACACCCATCTCTTCAATTGACGAGATACGGGACGGGGCCACTCAATTTCTTGTTATCCTAGACGCGAAACAACTCCAACTTCACGGGGATATTCAACAAAAATTATCAACCTATTCCGTGATCCGTTCCACGTCCCCCATCGACAATCAAGCCATCTGGACCGAAGTTTTCGCTCCCGATGTCAATAAAGGTACGTCTTGCCAGTTGCTCCTTGATCAGCTAGGTATTCATTACGATGAATGCGCCGGACTCGGGAATGATTATAACGACCTTGATTTTCTCAAACGCTGCGGCCACCCGTTCATCGTGTCCAATGCCTCGCAACCTCTACGGGATCAATTCGACAACATGCCCGCGGATGAAGATAACGGACTGGCCGTTTTCATCCGGCACGCCTTAAACTTGTAA
- a CDS encoding pyridoxamine kinase: protein MKKIAAIHDLSGYGRASLTVAIPILTHMGFQVCPLPTAILSAHSEYKDFRSLDLTDYMESFIAHWKELQLQFDAIYTGYLASVKQMGIVSDFFAHFKNDQNFILVDPVLGDHGELYSSMTPDMVEGMRKLCSQAKVITPNLTEAAFLLGYNPRLEISVETAIQWCKQLSELGPEHVIITSAPGGNAQNVATLAYNRLDHRTWRVLCDYIPASYPGTGDAFASVITGCMLNGDSLPEALDRAVHFINMGIKATFGYAHNPLDGMNQEKVLHYLNEPLPYYKYELVETNEEI, encoded by the coding sequence ATGAAGAAAATTGCCGCCATTCACGACCTGTCTGGCTACGGAAGAGCTTCATTGACCGTGGCTATCCCCATACTTACACACATGGGATTCCAGGTTTGCCCCCTTCCCACTGCCATACTATCCGCCCATAGCGAATACAAGGATTTTCGCTCGCTGGATCTGACTGATTACATGGAAAGTTTTATCGCTCATTGGAAAGAGTTGCAACTCCAATTTGACGCCATCTACACGGGATACCTGGCTTCCGTGAAACAAATGGGCATCGTCAGTGATTTTTTCGCACACTTCAAAAATGATCAAAATTTCATCCTCGTTGATCCCGTACTGGGAGACCACGGGGAATTATATTCCAGCATGACACCCGACATGGTGGAAGGAATGCGGAAACTCTGTTCCCAAGCCAAAGTGATCACCCCCAACTTGACAGAAGCGGCCTTTCTGCTCGGGTATAACCCGCGACTGGAGATTTCCGTGGAAACCGCAATACAATGGTGCAAACAGTTGAGCGAGCTCGGTCCGGAACACGTGATTATCACCTCCGCTCCCGGAGGTAACGCCCAAAACGTGGCCACCCTCGCTTATAACCGCTTGGATCACCGGACCTGGCGGGTACTATGTGACTACATCCCGGCCTCGTATCCCGGCACGGGCGACGCTTTCGCCAGCGTGATCACGGGGTGCATGCTCAATGGAGACAGTCTCCCGGAAGCCCTCGACCGAGCCGTACACTTCATCAATATGGGTATTAAAGCCACCTTCGGTTACGCCCACAATCCCCTTGACGGCATGAATCAGGAAAAAGTACTCCACTACCTCAACGAACCTCTGCCTTATTACAAGTATGAACTCGTTGAAACAAATGAAGAAATTTAG
- a CDS encoding ATP-binding protein: MSEYLSTFGANISAEMQEAILAAAPNMMVFFDESYHLLSLLNPIIEHIPYPPEEMIGKTLEELIEEPESKNYFQEQLQRTREEKKPQYFDIYLPVRNTKYFFDVHTALLPNNQVIAFMRDITDYTLRKTETEKLQLFLNRVLESIEFPISIKDMNTERYIFWSERSGIFGRTTEEMIGQTEEMIASKERARQMQEFDRQLALGKKSYQGIEKFIFADGQEHSLLITKHLFTEDNMNWLVCTTQDISDMQRQQEKIKSLTKKLILALNITKHALWMYDIKEQVFITNSLQLKGIYRETLEWDLKIPMIKFYNAIHPDDRKHVEKEFNDLIRGKVFQIRFTFRADFKYHKNYKWFEINALQKEEETYKNMNRLIGTCSSIDDYKRLETSLRDAKEKLEITNSSLSSVLSLAHVLPWTCDVPSQTFSCDYDIHHHEDALFAINGKYYCKVEKYINSIHPDYREHMRDIFRELLAGKRKEFHEEYLVHWYNDWEYEWVNKQGTVYEYDSTGKPKTIIGSSVVITERKQMEQKLLQAKEQAEESNRLKSAFLANMSHEIRTPLNSIVGFSEILAITEDEAERQEYIQIIKNNNNLLLQLINDILDLAKIEAGTLEFVFSEVNINSLIEEIAQTTQLKMIHPNVTFSVEERLPRCIIRTERNRVFQVINNFITNAIKFTHQGSIKLGYRLSSPGTLYFYVSDTGCGIAPDKREKVFDRFIKLNNFVQGTGLGLAISETIITKLGGKIGVDSEEGKGSTFWFTLPYVPLK; encoded by the coding sequence ATGTCAGAATATCTTTCAACTTTCGGAGCAAATATTTCCGCAGAAATGCAAGAGGCTATACTAGCCGCAGCCCCCAACATGATGGTTTTCTTTGATGAGTCGTATCATCTACTCAGCTTGCTTAACCCCATCATCGAACATATCCCTTACCCCCCGGAAGAGATGATCGGTAAAACACTGGAAGAACTCATTGAAGAACCGGAAAGTAAAAACTATTTTCAAGAACAACTCCAAAGAACACGAGAGGAAAAGAAGCCCCAATATTTTGACATCTATCTCCCGGTAAGAAATACGAAGTACTTTTTTGATGTTCACACGGCCCTCCTCCCGAACAATCAAGTGATCGCTTTCATGCGGGATATCACCGATTACACGTTGAGAAAAACAGAGACAGAAAAATTACAACTCTTTTTGAACCGGGTACTTGAAAGTATCGAGTTTCCTATTTCAATCAAAGATATGAACACGGAACGTTATATATTCTGGAGTGAACGATCAGGCATATTCGGGCGTACCACCGAAGAGATGATCGGACAGACGGAGGAGATGATCGCCAGTAAAGAACGGGCCCGACAGATGCAAGAATTCGACCGACAACTAGCCTTGGGAAAAAAATCCTATCAAGGAATCGAGAAATTCATTTTTGCCGACGGTCAAGAACACTCGCTGCTAATCACCAAACATCTTTTCACGGAAGACAATATGAATTGGCTCGTGTGTACCACTCAGGATATAAGTGACATGCAAAGGCAACAAGAAAAAATCAAATCCCTTACCAAGAAGTTGATTCTCGCCCTAAACATCACGAAGCATGCCCTCTGGATGTACGATATCAAGGAGCAAGTGTTTATAACCAACTCCCTGCAGTTAAAGGGTATTTACAGAGAAACCCTCGAATGGGACTTAAAAATACCCATGATCAAATTCTATAACGCCATTCACCCGGATGACCGAAAACATGTAGAGAAAGAATTCAACGACCTTATTCGCGGTAAAGTGTTCCAGATAAGATTCACCTTTCGGGCTGATTTCAAATATCATAAAAACTACAAATGGTTCGAAATTAATGCCTTACAAAAAGAAGAGGAAACTTATAAAAATATGAACAGGCTAATCGGAACCTGCAGCTCCATCGATGATTACAAAAGACTGGAAACTTCATTGAGGGATGCCAAAGAGAAACTGGAAATCACGAACTCCTCGCTTTCCTCCGTTCTCAGCCTGGCACACGTTCTCCCGTGGACTTGCGACGTCCCATCGCAAACCTTCTCCTGTGATTACGACATCCATCATCACGAAGATGCTCTTTTTGCCATCAACGGCAAATATTACTGTAAAGTCGAAAAATATATCAATTCCATACACCCCGATTACCGCGAACATATGCGTGACATATTCCGTGAACTTTTAGCAGGTAAACGCAAGGAGTTTCACGAGGAATACCTCGTACACTGGTACAACGACTGGGAATACGAGTGGGTCAACAAGCAAGGAACCGTTTACGAGTACGACAGTACGGGAAAACCGAAAACCATCATCGGGTCAAGCGTCGTGATCACGGAACGCAAACAAATGGAACAAAAACTATTACAAGCTAAAGAACAAGCAGAAGAAAGCAACCGTTTGAAATCTGCATTTCTGGCAAACATGAGTCATGAAATCCGCACCCCACTCAACTCGATCGTAGGTTTTTCCGAGATTCTTGCCATAACTGAAGATGAAGCCGAAAGACAGGAATACATTCAGATTATAAAAAACAACAACAATTTACTACTACAATTAATCAACGATATTCTCGACCTCGCTAAAATTGAAGCGGGAACGTTGGAGTTCGTGTTTTCGGAAGTAAATATAAATAGTCTCATAGAAGAAATTGCCCAGACAACCCAGCTTAAAATGATTCATCCCAATGTCACGTTCAGCGTGGAAGAACGTTTGCCGCGATGTATCATCAGAACCGAACGCAACCGTGTATTCCAAGTTATAAACAACTTCATCACGAATGCCATCAAATTTACCCATCAAGGGAGCATAAAACTAGGTTACAGACTCTCGTCACCCGGCACGCTTTATTTTTACGTGTCAGACACGGGTTGTGGAATTGCACCCGATAAAAGAGAGAAGGTGTTCGATCGCTTTATTAAACTGAACAATTTTGTCCAAGGAACGGGATTGGGATTAGCCATCAGCGAAACGATTATCACGAAGCTAGGCGGCAAGATAGGCGTTGATTCAGAGGAAGGTAAAGGTTCCACCTTCTGGTTCACCTTGCCGTATGTTCCACTGAAATAA